The Candidatus Neomarinimicrobiota bacterium sequence CTTGACGTGGACGAATTGGGATACATCACTACCCGGGATGGTTCTACTCAAACATCCATAGAAGGTGTTTTTGCGTGTGGAGACGTGCAAGATCGCGTCTATCGCCAGGCTGTCACAGCTGCGGGAAACGGCTGCATGGCAGCCATGGATGCCGAGAGATTCCTCGCCGAGGTATCTTCCGAAGATTCATCCCACTAGCCTCCCCTTCTCCTTCCGGAATTGATGATGACTTCGCCTGGAAGCGCTTTCCTGGGCACCGGGAACTCGCGAAAGAAGGTCATTCAGCATTTCTACAAGGAGAGACAAGATGAACAGAATACAGTCACCCATTTTTGAGTTGGAAAACGTGCGTGTCATCCGCGAAGGGGGCACCACCTTGAAGATCAGCAGATTCCAGTTTCACAGGGGAACCATCTACGGTATTGTGGGACCGGTCGGTTCCGGCAAAACGACGCTCCTGGAGTGTCTGGTGGGGCGTCTGAAGCCCACGGAGGGCAAGATATTGTACGAAAATGAGAAATATGCGAAGTCATGGTTGGGCAAGCTCAAGATTCCACCTGAGATTCTCTTCTTCGAGCAGATACGCATTAATTCGGCAGAAGCGGTACGTGAATATGTCCAGAAAAAAATACCTGACCGCGTCGACTATGTTAGACGTCAGTACTACTCTCGCGTTCCGCTGAATGACGAATGGAAGATGCCCATGCAGGGTCTTTCGAAAGGGCAAAGTCTCAGATTGAACCTCATTGTAGCCATTGAATCAGATCCCAAGGTACTGATTATTGACGACTACGGCTCCAATTTCGATTCAAAGATGAAACGTGAATTCAACCGGGGCCTGGCGTACAGCGCCCGGTCTCGGGGAGCCACTATCATTCTGGCAACGGCGGACATGGGCGACGTTCGAAGTGTTGCCTCCGTCGTAGTGGCACTGGATAACGGCCATATTTCGAAGGTACGCTCCTTGAAGAAACAGTCTTAAGCCTCCGCTTGATGGATCAAGAGGAAGGAAAATCAACCGGTTTTGTCTATAGCCCGTCGTTTCTGACGCACGAAACAGGACCGGGTCACCCGGAGTCCCCACGGAGGCTGGAGGCGATTCTCGATCATCTGCGTACCTCCAGGGTTTGGCATCTCCTGCGTCCCGTTACCCCCAATGCGGCGGGAGTGGATCTCATGGGACTGGTCCACAGCAGGGAGTACGTCGATTCCGTGTCCAGAGCCTGCTCCCGGGGGGTGAAAGTGCTGGATGGGGGTGATACCGTTGTGTGTGAAAACTCCCATTCCGTGGCGCTCCTTGCCGCAGGCGGCGTTGTGGAAGGAATCAGGCTCATTTTCGAAGACTCCATAGAAAACGCTTTTTGCGCTGTGCGTCCACCTGGACATCATGCGGGAGTTGATCAGGCCATGGGGTTTTGCCTGTTCAACAATGCGGCCATCGGAGCCAGGTTCGCTCAAAAAGAATATCGACTTGAGCGGGTTATGATCGTTGACTGGGATGTGCATCACGGGAATGGTACACAGCACATTTTTGAGTCAGATCCCACTGTTTTTTACGTCAGTCTCCATCAATACCCATTCTATCCTGGCACGGGAAATGAGATTGAAACGGGAAGGGGCAGAGGATTGGGAATGACCAGGAATTTTCCTCTTTCGGCTGGTGGAGGGGATCACGAGTACCTCGACATCTTCAGGAATAAAATTCCCGATATTGCCGCAAAGTTTTCCCCGGAATTGATCATCCTTTCCTCAGGATTTGACGCTCATGAGAAAGATCCCCTGGCGAATATGAGAGTATCAACTGAGGTCTTCATGGAAATGACTCAGATTATTCATGAAATCGCTTCTGAATGGTGTGGAGGCAGACTTGTTTCCATCCTCGAGGGTGGGTACAGCCTTGATGCTCTTCAAGAATGTACTGAAGTGCACCTGAATGTTCTTGCGGGGGGACCGGATTAGCCAATGATGATTTCTTCAACTTTGAATGAATCTGAACTGAAATTTGTTCTGATCATTATTGATGGTCTGGGGTTAAGGGACTCTGTTGAGGGAAATGCTTTCAAACTCTCCCGGACTCCCGTCCTGGATAACCTCTTTTCCACCTATCCCTGGAGTCATCTTGGAGCTTCTGGACGCTCGGTGGGACTACCCGAGGGGATCATGGGCAATTCGGAGGTGGGTCATCTCACCATCGGTTCAGGGAGAATTATCAAACAAGACCTCGTGC is a genomic window containing:
- a CDS encoding ATP-binding cassette domain-containing protein — translated: MNRIQSPIFELENVRVIREGGTTLKISRFQFHRGTIYGIVGPVGSGKTTLLECLVGRLKPTEGKILYENEKYAKSWLGKLKIPPEILFFEQIRINSAEAVREYVQKKIPDRVDYVRRQYYSRVPLNDEWKMPMQGLSKGQSLRLNLIVAIESDPKVLIIDDYGSNFDSKMKREFNRGLAYSARSRGATIILATADMGDVRSVASVVVALDNGHISKVRSLKKQS
- a CDS encoding histone deacetylase is translated as MDQEEGKSTGFVYSPSFLTHETGPGHPESPRRLEAILDHLRTSRVWHLLRPVTPNAAGVDLMGLVHSREYVDSVSRACSRGVKVLDGGDTVVCENSHSVALLAAGGVVEGIRLIFEDSIENAFCAVRPPGHHAGVDQAMGFCLFNNAAIGARFAQKEYRLERVMIVDWDVHHGNGTQHIFESDPTVFYVSLHQYPFYPGTGNEIETGRGRGLGMTRNFPLSAGGGDHEYLDIFRNKIPDIAAKFSPELIILSSGFDAHEKDPLANMRVSTEVFMEMTQIIHEIASEWCGGRLVSILEGGYSLDALQECTEVHLNVLAGGPD